The following proteins are encoded in a genomic region of Tenacibaculum sp. 190524A05c:
- a CDS encoding SulP family inorganic anion transporter — translation MKKKLFDFKHIKGDFTGGLVAGVVALPLALAFGVQSGMGATAGLYGAIAVGIFAALFGGTETQASGPTGPMTVVSAALVATAIQSHGSLDNAMSVILLTFLVGGLFQVIFGFLNIASYVKYFPYPVISGFMSGVGLIIVILQLFPFAGLGSSKSTLAVIQNLPTLFTEFNVSALILGAITIAIYYLFPKITKAIPSALVALIGATLIAYFTKMDVPLIGEIPSGLPAFKLGGILNVDSSVYSLVIEYALVLAVLGSIDSLLTSVIADNMTKTKHNSNRELIGQGIGNMLAAAIGGIPGAGATKGTVVNINAGGKTRLSGIIHGLVLLAVLLGLGKLAAHIPLCVLAGLLIPIGFKIVDFKGLKHLTKVPRPDAVVLVLVLLITTFGSLIHAVGIGITLACLLFMKKSGDISEKGLEVGKISDIDNSKPWQDEKEFYEKYKDKVIIKHLYGPLFFGFTSYFKDQIKALPDDIKAVILRMDRVPYVDQSGLYTIEEIIFDLRAQGTEVIIVGLKDQPNDMFKAIDIIPDLVPEEDLFDTVEESFVYLRSKLK, via the coding sequence ATGAAAAAAAAGCTTTTTGATTTTAAACATATAAAAGGAGATTTTACCGGTGGTTTAGTAGCAGGTGTTGTTGCTTTACCTTTAGCCTTAGCTTTCGGAGTTCAATCAGGAATGGGAGCAACAGCCGGATTATACGGAGCCATTGCTGTAGGAATTTTTGCTGCCTTATTTGGTGGAACTGAAACTCAAGCAAGTGGGCCAACTGGACCAATGACTGTGGTTTCAGCTGCATTAGTAGCTACAGCTATTCAATCTCACGGAAGTTTAGATAACGCAATGAGCGTGATTCTTCTTACCTTTTTAGTTGGAGGTTTATTTCAGGTAATTTTTGGATTCTTAAATATTGCGAGTTATGTGAAATACTTCCCCTACCCCGTTATATCAGGTTTCATGAGTGGTGTAGGATTAATTATTGTTATTCTTCAACTATTTCCTTTTGCTGGTTTAGGTTCATCAAAATCAACACTAGCTGTAATACAAAACTTACCAACATTATTTACAGAATTTAATGTTTCTGCGCTTATTTTAGGTGCAATTACAATCGCTATATATTATCTATTCCCAAAGATCACTAAAGCAATTCCAAGTGCATTAGTTGCTTTAATTGGAGCAACTTTAATTGCTTATTTCACTAAAATGGATGTTCCTTTAATCGGTGAAATTCCTTCAGGACTACCAGCTTTTAAACTTGGTGGAATTTTAAATGTTGATTCTAGCGTCTATTCTTTAGTTATAGAATATGCTTTAGTATTAGCAGTTCTTGGAAGTATTGATTCCTTGTTGACCTCTGTAATAGCAGATAATATGACCAAAACAAAACACAATAGTAATAGAGAACTTATTGGTCAAGGAATTGGAAATATGTTAGCTGCGGCAATCGGAGGAATTCCAGGAGCTGGAGCAACAAAAGGAACGGTTGTAAACATTAACGCTGGTGGAAAAACGAGATTATCTGGAATTATTCATGGACTTGTTTTATTAGCTGTTTTATTAGGACTTGGAAAATTAGCTGCTCATATTCCTCTTTGTGTTTTAGCTGGTTTACTTATTCCGATTGGTTTTAAAATTGTTGATTTTAAAGGATTAAAACACTTAACTAAAGTACCACGACCTGATGCAGTTGTGCTTGTATTAGTATTATTAATTACAACTTTTGGTAGTTTAATTCACGCTGTAGGAATTGGAATTACACTTGCTTGTTTATTATTCATGAAAAAATCAGGTGATATTAGTGAGAAAGGATTAGAAGTTGGAAAAATTTCTGATATCGACAATTCTAAACCTTGGCAAGACGAAAAAGAATTCTACGAAAAATATAAAGACAAAGTCATCATCAAACACTTATATGGTCCTTTATTCTTTGGATTTACTTCTTACTTTAAAGATCAAATTAAAGCCTTACCAGACGATATTAAAGCCGTGATTTTAAGAATGGACAGAGTTCCTTATGTAGATCAATCGGGTTTATACACTATCGAAGAAATAATTTTCGATTTACGAGCTCAAGGTACCGAAGTAATTATTGTAGGACTTAAAGATCAACCTAACGATATGTTTAAGGCTATTGACATAATTCCTGATCTTGTTCCTGAAGAAGACTTGTTTGATACTGTCGAGGAAAGTTTTGTGTATTTAAGAAGCAAGCTAAAATAG
- a CDS encoding DUF2200 domain-containing protein yields MEVTAKKNEQVANMVFGSIYPHYVNKVEKKGRTIEELHQVIEWLTSFDANKLQSLIDEKVTFRTFFEQATIHPNAHLIKGVICGYRIENIADEFEIYRKCRYLDKLVDELAKGRKMEKILREEK; encoded by the coding sequence ATGGAAGTTACAGCTAAAAAGAATGAACAAGTTGCTAATATGGTATTTGGCTCAATTTACCCGCACTACGTCAACAAAGTAGAAAAAAAAGGCAGAACCATAGAGGAATTACATCAAGTTATTGAATGGCTTACTAGTTTCGATGCTAATAAACTACAGTCTCTAATTGATGAAAAAGTAACATTTAGAACATTTTTCGAACAAGCAACAATTCACCCAAATGCCCATTTAATTAAAGGAGTTATTTGTGGTTATAGAATTGAAAACATTGCTGATGAATTTGAAATTTATAGAAAATGTAGGTATTTAGACAAATTAGTTGATGAATTGGCAAAAGGACGTAAAATGGAAAAGATTTTACGAGAAGAGAAGTAA
- a CDS encoding DUF4287 domain-containing protein: MDKALQTMIDNMPEKTGKSLNEWKAILKEKEFTKHSEGVKYLKTEHNVTHGFANTIVTLSKEENNTPDDLVSIQYKGKEILFPIYEKLIEFVKTLGDDVTITPKKGSVSIIRKRQFVLIKPATKTRIDLGFKLKDKPTTDRLENSGPFGTMCTHRVKLSTISEIDEELKNWILEAYSKSV, from the coding sequence ATGGACAAAGCATTACAAACAATGATTGATAATATGCCTGAAAAAACAGGTAAGTCTCTAAATGAATGGAAAGCTATTCTTAAAGAAAAAGAGTTTACTAAACACTCTGAAGGTGTTAAGTACTTAAAAACAGAACATAATGTTACTCATGGATTTGCAAATACTATTGTAACCCTATCAAAAGAAGAGAACAATACTCCAGATGATTTGGTTAGTATTCAGTATAAAGGAAAAGAAATCTTATTTCCTATATATGAAAAGCTGATAGAATTTGTGAAAACACTTGGTGATGATGTTACGATAACTCCTAAAAAAGGAAGTGTTAGCATTATTCGAAAACGACAATTTGTTCTTATAAAGCCAGCAACTAAAACAAGAATCGATTTAGGATTTAAGCTAAAGGATAAACCAACAACAGATAGACTTGAAAACTCTGGTCCGTTTGGAACAATGTGTACTCATAGAGTAAAACTTTCTACTATTTCTGAAATTGATGAAGAACTAAAAAATTGGATTTTGGAAGCGTATTCAAAATCTGTTTGA
- a CDS encoding GNAT family N-acetyltransferase — protein MKIHIETERLIIRDLEEFDVDGMFALDSDPDVHKFLGNNPISKKEQAEAVIANIRQQYLDNGIGRWAVIDKQTNDFIGWTGLKYEEGLRKEFNYYDLGYRFRKEYWGKGIATETALASLKYGFETMNLKEIGAAADIDHIASNKVLQRVGLKLIETFEYDNTPHNWYNLTKEEWLRLK, from the coding sequence ATGAAAATTCATATTGAAACAGAACGACTTATTATTCGCGACTTAGAGGAATTTGATGTAGACGGAATGTTTGCCTTAGATTCAGATCCCGACGTGCACAAGTTTTTGGGTAACAATCCTATTTCTAAAAAAGAGCAAGCTGAAGCTGTTATCGCCAATATCAGACAACAATATCTTGATAATGGCATTGGACGTTGGGCCGTAATCGATAAACAAACTAATGATTTTATCGGTTGGACTGGTTTGAAGTATGAAGAAGGTCTTCGAAAAGAGTTTAATTATTACGATTTAGGCTATAGATTCCGAAAAGAATATTGGGGAAAGGGAATTGCTACAGAAACAGCTCTAGCGTCTTTAAAATACGGATTCGAAACAATGAATTTGAAAGAAATTGGTGCTGCTGCAGATATCGATCATATTGCCTCGAATAAAGTACTACAGCGAGTTGGTCTAAAACTTATAGAAACTTTCGAGTACGACAATACACCACATAATTGGTATAATTTGACTAAAGAAGAATGGTTACGATTAAAATAA
- a CDS encoding LysE family translocator encodes MSLLDYKDAFLVGLFMSFMIGPVFFMLLKTSVLKGFRAALAFDVGVILGDIVFISIAYYGSRNLLEKIKDDPRLFFIGGLVLIVYGLITYLDKNNKKELDQSEVEVAKGNNYFKLFLNGFFLNFINIGVLAGWLGIMVVVGPSLNMNPTSIFWYFTLVIIGYFATDIIKILLAKQLRNKLTPLVIYRIKRGMGVLLIAFGALMMLKGFVPKEKIDELINKVEIKR; translated from the coding sequence ATGAGTTTACTAGACTATAAAGATGCGTTTTTGGTTGGACTTTTCATGTCTTTCATGATTGGTCCTGTATTCTTTATGTTATTAAAAACAAGTGTTCTAAAAGGATTTAGAGCAGCTCTCGCTTTTGATGTAGGAGTAATTTTAGGAGATATTGTTTTTATTAGTATTGCCTACTATGGAAGTAGAAACTTACTTGAAAAGATTAAAGATGATCCTCGTTTATTTTTTATAGGAGGTCTAGTGCTAATTGTTTATGGACTAATTACCTATTTAGATAAGAACAATAAAAAGGAGCTAGATCAATCTGAAGTTGAAGTAGCAAAAGGAAATAATTATTTCAAGCTATTTTTAAATGGATTCTTTTTAAACTTTATCAATATTGGTGTTTTAGCAGGATGGTTAGGAATTATGGTTGTAGTAGGACCAAGTTTAAACATGAATCCTACCTCAATATTTTGGTATTTTACATTAGTTATTATAGGTTACTTTGCAACCGACATCATTAAAATTTTACTAGCCAAACAACTACGTAATAAATTAACTCCTTTGGTGATTTATAGAATTAAACGTGGAATGGGAGTTTTACTTATTGCTTTTGGAGCATTAATGATGCTTAAAGGTTTTGTTCCAAAAGAGAAAATAGATGAACTTATAAATAAGGTTGAGATTAAAAGGTGA
- a CDS encoding ferredoxin--NADP reductase — MSQFYKLKIKEVIRETAAAVSLVFDIPTNLQSEFTFVAGQYITLKATINGEEVRRAYSLCSSPKSNTVKVAVKAVENGTFSVYASEKLKSGDELEVSKPEGKFLLHPEANKNYIGFVAGSGITPVLSMVKSVLESDDSASFTLVYGNKSINDTIFYKELNELKENYTSQFNLSYVFSRENVEGSVFGRIDKAHVNYFIKNIYKDINFDKAFLCGPEEMINTASETLAENGFAEDAILFELFTSSIDEEAASQVKDGQTEVTILLDDETTTFTMPQDTDILSESLRNNVDAPYSCQGGVCSSCIAKVTEGKAVMVKNQILTDAELEEGFILTCQAHPTTSKITVDFDDV; from the coding sequence ATGAGTCAATTTTACAAACTGAAGATAAAAGAAGTGATTAGAGAAACAGCAGCGGCAGTTTCTTTAGTTTTTGATATACCAACCAATTTACAATCAGAATTTACATTTGTTGCAGGGCAATACATTACGTTAAAAGCAACAATTAATGGAGAAGAAGTTCGTAGAGCATATTCTTTGTGTTCTTCACCAAAAAGTAATACTGTAAAAGTAGCGGTTAAGGCAGTTGAAAACGGAACATTTTCAGTTTATGCTAGTGAAAAATTGAAATCAGGAGATGAATTAGAAGTATCTAAGCCTGAAGGAAAGTTTCTTTTACATCCAGAAGCAAACAAGAACTACATAGGTTTTGTTGCCGGAAGCGGAATTACTCCAGTACTATCAATGGTGAAGTCAGTATTAGAAAGTGATGATTCTGCTAGCTTCACATTGGTTTATGGAAATAAATCTATAAACGATACTATTTTTTATAAAGAGTTAAATGAATTAAAAGAGAACTATACTTCTCAATTTAATTTAAGTTATGTCTTTAGCCGTGAAAATGTTGAAGGTTCTGTTTTCGGTAGAATTGATAAAGCTCATGTAAATTATTTCATCAAGAATATTTACAAAGATATTAACTTCGATAAGGCATTTTTGTGCGGACCAGAAGAGATGATCAATACCGCTTCTGAGACGTTAGCTGAAAACGGATTTGCTGAAGATGCCATTTTATTTGAGTTATTTACTTCTTCTATCGATGAAGAAGCGGCAAGTCAAGTAAAAGATGGTCAAACTGAAGTTACGATTCTTTTAGATGATGAAACTACAACTTTTACGATGCCTCAAGATACAGATATACTTTCTGAGAGTTTACGCAATAATGTAGATGCTCCATATTCTTGTCAAGGAGGAGTTTGTAGTAGTTGTATTGCTAAAGTTACTGAAGGAAAAGCAGTAATGGTGAAAAATCAAATTTTAACAGATGCTGAATTAGAAGAAGGATTTATATTAACTTGCCAAGCGCACCCAACAACATCAAAAATTACAGTTGATTTTGATGATGTATAA
- a CDS encoding PadR family transcriptional regulator: MGNQKLYKGSLQTIILKLLAENDKMYGYEITQKVKELTKGELQITEGALYPALHKLEAEGLLDVEVAKVGNRLRKYYKLTETGTKETVNRLAQMQEFLSTMQHLVNPKFSLE; encoded by the coding sequence ATGGGAAATCAGAAATTATACAAAGGTTCTTTACAAACAATCATTTTAAAGCTATTAGCGGAAAATGATAAAATGTATGGTTATGAAATTACTCAGAAAGTAAAGGAATTAACTAAGGGAGAATTGCAAATTACAGAAGGAGCTTTATATCCTGCATTGCACAAATTAGAAGCAGAAGGACTGTTAGATGTTGAAGTTGCTAAAGTAGGAAACCGCTTAAGAAAATATTATAAACTTACAGAAACAGGAACTAAAGAAACCGTAAATCGGTTAGCGCAAATGCAAGAGTTTTTGAGCACAATGCAACATTTAGTAAATCCTAAATTTAGTTTAGAGTAA
- the rsmI gene encoding 16S rRNA (cytidine(1402)-2'-O)-methyltransferase gives MSKLYLVPTPIGNLEDITFRALTVLKEVDYILAEDTRTSGKLLKHFDISTPMQSHHMHNEHKTVENIVKRIQAGETFALISDAGTPAISDPGFLLTRACIQNGVEVECLPGATAFVPALVNSGLPNDKFVFEGFLPVKKGRQTRLKLLAEESRTMIFYESPHKLLKTLSNFSEYFGEERQVSVSRELTKMFEETKRGSVKEVLSYYTEKPAKGEIVIIVDGKK, from the coding sequence ATGAGTAAACTGTATTTGGTACCTACACCGATAGGAAATTTAGAAGATATCACGTTTAGAGCACTAACTGTTTTAAAGGAAGTAGATTACATTTTAGCAGAGGATACAAGAACTAGTGGAAAACTGCTAAAGCACTTTGATATTAGCACACCAATGCAATCTCATCATATGCATAATGAGCATAAAACAGTTGAGAATATTGTAAAACGAATTCAAGCTGGAGAAACGTTTGCTTTAATTTCTGATGCTGGTACACCAGCAATTTCTGATCCAGGATTTTTACTTACAAGAGCTTGTATTCAAAATGGGGTAGAAGTTGAATGTTTACCTGGAGCAACAGCTTTTGTTCCTGCTTTAGTGAATTCAGGTTTACCCAATGATAAATTTGTTTTTGAAGGTTTTTTACCGGTTAAAAAAGGTAGACAAACCCGATTGAAACTTTTAGCAGAAGAAAGCAGAACAATGATTTTCTACGAAAGTCCGCATAAACTTCTAAAAACCTTATCAAATTTCTCCGAGTATTTTGGAGAAGAACGTCAAGTTTCAGTTTCTCGAGAGCTTACCAAAATGTTTGAAGAAACCAAGCGAGGAAGTGTAAAAGAAGTGTTATCATATTATACAGAAAAACCAGCCAAAGGCGAAATTGTAATTATTGTTGATGGTAAAAAATAA